One Ictalurus furcatus strain D&B chromosome 24, Billie_1.0, whole genome shotgun sequence DNA segment encodes these proteins:
- the ubald1b gene encoding UBA-like domain-containing protein 1b translates to MDELKHQVMINQFVLIAGCASDQAKQLLQAAHWQFETALSSFFQEANIPYSHQMMCTPTNTPATPPNFPDALAMFSHLRASESIGASPIASMATSPPPYINWAVGPSPPSSQQGLWAASQLPSHTAVSQQATTEQPMEAER, encoded by the exons ATGGACGAATTAAAACACCAGGTTATGATAAACCAGTTTGTTTTGATAGCTGGATGTGCATCAGACCAGGCAAAGCAGCTTCTCCAAGCCGCACACTGGCAGTTTGAG ACTGCCCTTAGCTCCTTTTTTCAGGAAGCAAATATTCCCTACAGCCATCAAATG ATGTGCACACCTACCAACACCCCAGCAACGCCCCCCAACTTCCCAGATGCTCTGGCCATGTTCTCCCATCTCCGAGCCTCAGAGAGTATCGGTGCCAGTCCCATTGCCTCTATGGCTACCTCACCTCCTCCCTACATTAACTGGGCTGTTGGACCCTCACCGCCCTCCAGCCAGCAGGGGCTCTGGGCAGCTTCTCAGCTTCCTTCTCACACCGCTGTTAGCCAGCAGGCAACCACTGAGCAGCCCATGGAGGCAGAGAGATGA
- the cdip1 gene encoding cell death-inducing p53-target protein 1: MSSDPPPPYPGGPSAPLIEEKNGQPPVSGSAPVTSGPPHGHPLPPEYGPPPYEATMQPGFVPPHVPGEGPMPMPHLHAGFHPPPGHFPQPMPGQFVPGPSHCGPAMGHTATVIGPPGTATTVTVLQGEMFQSAPVQTVCPHCQQAIITRISHDVGLMNTLFCLFCFFVGCDLGCCLIPCLIDDLKDVTHTCPNCKGYIYTYKRIC; this comes from the exons ATGTCCAGCGACCCCCCTCCGCCCTACCCAGGGGGCCCCAGCGCTCCTCTTATAGAGGAAAAGAATGGACAGCCTCCAGTCTCTG GATCAGCCCCGGTAACCAGCGGACCCCCACATGGACACCCGCTGCCTCCAGAGTATGGCCCTCCACCTTACGAGGCCACGATGCAGCCAGGCTTCGTGCCCCCACACGTGCCAGGTGAGGGTCCTATGCCCATGCCGCACCTGCATG CTGGCTTCCACCCTCCTCCTGGACACTTCCCCCAACCCATGCCGGGGCAGTTTGTTCCAGGACCTAGCCACTGTGGCCCAGCTATGGGACACACAGCCACAGTGATTGGACCACCTGGCACTGCTACTACGGTCACTGTGCTGCAGGGTGAGATGTTCCAGTCGGCACCGGTGCAGACGGTATGCCCACACTGCCAACAGGCCATCATCACACGAATTAGCCATGACGTGGGCCTCATGAACACGCTCTTCTGTCTGTTCTGCTTCTTTGTTGG CTGTGATCTAGGCTGCTGCTTGATCCCATGTCTGATTGATGACCTCAAGGATGTGACGCACACTTGCCCCAACTGCAAGGGCTACATCTACACATACAAGCGCATATGCTAA
- the polr3k gene encoding DNA-directed RNA polymerase III subunit RPC10, with protein sequence MLLFCPTCGNVLVVEEGQRCYRFACNTCPYVHNITRKVNNRKYPKLKEVDDVLGGSAAWENVDSTAEPCPKCEHPRAYFMQIQTRSADEPMTTFYKCCSPQCGHRWRD encoded by the exons ATGCTCCTGTTCTGCCCAACATGTGGAAATGTGTTGGTCGTAGAAGAGGGTCAGAGATGTTACAGATTCGCCTGCAACACATGCCCTTATGTTCACAATATTACAAGGAAG GTCAACAACAGAAAGTATCCCAAACTGAAAGAGGTGGATGATGTTCTTGGGGGTTCAGCTGCCTGGGAGAATGTGGATTCCACTGCAG AACCCTGTCCAAAGTGTGAGCACCCTAGGGCTTATTTCATGCAAATACAGACCAGATCTGCTGATGAGCCGATGACTACATTCTACAAGTGCTGCAGCCCACAGTGTGGCCATCGGTGGAGAGACTGA